A stretch of the Schistocerca serialis cubense isolate TAMUIC-IGC-003099 chromosome 2, iqSchSeri2.2, whole genome shotgun sequence genome encodes the following:
- the LOC126456902 gene encoding proline-rich protein 2-like isoform X41, which translates to MRATVAALLLCLVVSACRSQETPPGPPGPTEGPQPTGPPGPPTGGPDPTGQPTGGPEPTGPPGPPTGGPEPTGEPQPTGGPQPTGEPQPTGGPQPTGPPGPPGLF; encoded by the exons ATGAGGGCAACAGTGGCAGCTCTTCTCCTGTGTCTTGTG GTATCAGCATGCCGCAGCCAAGAGACTCCACCTGGCCCTCCTGGGCCAACTGAAGGGCCACAACCAACTGGTCCACCAGGGCCACCAACCGGAGGTCCTGATCCAACTGGTCAACCAACCGGAGGTCCTGAACCAACTGGACCACCAGGTCCACCAactggaggtcctgaaccaactgGAGAGCCCCAACCAACTGGAGGGCCACAACCAACTGGTGAACCTCAGCCTACTGGAGGTCCTCAACCTACTGGACCACCAGGGCCGCCTGGCCTTTTTTAG